The Anastrepha obliqua isolate idAnaObli1 chromosome 5, idAnaObli1_1.0, whole genome shotgun sequence DNA window GAGCAACATTTTACGTCTCACACCAGTTTACGAATTATCAGTTTGTGCAGAAGTTATGGAATGATGGGCATGAGATTGCAGTGCACTCAGTAACGTATGTACAgcaatataaacatacatatgaacatatataATTCAATAAtgttaaattgtttatattttattattaaattcattgGCATTATTTTCAACAGTCATCGTGGCCCAGAGATGTGGTGGTCGAAAAATGCCACTATTGAAGATTGGTTCGACGAAATGGTAGGACAAGCCAATATTCTTAATCGTTTTGCAAATGTACGCATGGAAGATATACGTGGAATGCGTGTTCCATTTCTACGCGTCGGTTGGAATCGTCAATTCTTGATGATGAAAGAGTTTGGTTTCGTTTATGATGCTTCAATGGTGGCGCCATTTAGCAATCCTCCACTTTGGCCCTACACTCTAGACTATAAAATGCCTCATGCTTGCACGGGTATAAATCAGAATTGCCCGTCTCGCAGCTACCCCGGAATTTGGGAGATGGTGATGAACCAGTTGGAAGTGGGCGACTTCACTTGTGGTATGGTCGATAGCTGTCCAGCCCATTTGAGCGGTGAAGACGTTTACCGCATGTTGACGCACAATTTCAAGCGACATTATTTGTCCAATCGTGCGCCTTTTGGATTGTATTTCCATGCAACGTGGTTTAAGAATAACGATTACTTGCAAGCGTTTTTGGTAAATTCTCGATATTAATAAAGTTCatgcaaataaattataattattattttatttagcgtTTTGTGGACGACTTACAGAAGCTGCCAGATGTCTATTTTGTGACAAATCAGCAAGCGATTCAGTGGATGCGTCAGCCAACGCAAAGCATTCAGCTAAACTCCTTTGAGCCTTGGGGTTGTAAGTCGCGCCAACTCgattcacgtgaaatggtttgCAATATACCAAATACATGCAAGTTGCGCAGTCGTGTTTTGCAGCAAGACCGCTATTTATACACTTGCAGTGAGTGTCCGACGCAATATCCCTGGATACGCAACGAATTTGGTTTGGATT harbors:
- the LOC129248780 gene encoding chitin deacetylase 1 — encoded protein: MLSQKSFPNSNTIKVVHDNIIDDVHNQIIDNDDDNEVSDALVTIDWRCVTLTKPPIRSTTILRRFVFVAFVLLTSLDAKQFANASNLFKRSTSPNIECLKNDRFYRDPNRPVHKVWTNSECSKYFLCLDGDAFEFKCSEGLLFDVVRQICDFKQNVDNCDVTAETQAPKPLLESADCEDKTHLGCGDGTCLPNEYFCDGSVDCPDESDEGWCDMTNDPNAAESCDTRNCQLPDCFCSKDGTQIPGRLSPIMVPQMIMLTFDDAVNFENFDLFTNVLFKANRRNPNGCPIRATFYVSHQFTNYQFVQKLWNDGHEIAVHSVTHRGPEMWWSKNATIEDWFDEMVGQANILNRFANVRMEDIRGMRVPFLRVGWNRQFLMMKEFGFVYDASMVAPFSNPPLWPYTLDYKMPHACTGINQNCPSRSYPGIWEMVMNQLEVGDFTCGMVDSCPAHLSGEDVYRMLTHNFKRHYLSNRAPFGLYFHATWFKNNDYLQAFLRFVDDLQKLPDVYFVTNQQAIQWMRQPTQSIQLNSFEPWGCKSRQLDSREMVCNIPNTCKLRSRVLQQDRYLYTCSECPTQYPWIRNEFGLD